Proteins from one Capricornis sumatraensis isolate serow.1 chromosome 2, serow.2, whole genome shotgun sequence genomic window:
- the IFI44L gene encoding interferon-induced protein 44-like, producing MAVTTTLTWNEERSFQKLLGNVSLRLLYKSSVHGENTVEMQNRCRCQGPIVTVIYHSHNIFGIFMLGHSSEKSKSFIEPNDSFFFSLQKNETMEMKTVVLNSTVTISYNTLEFNISSYDKQYLVLNFSTKCICIARVLEQELRVKCNPMFSRLECEVFRVEGIKDEAGYINRITRATQHRNSLLADVRAYSPYADLVSEIHILLLGPVGSGKSSFFNSVKSIFQGHLTRQAIVGSDVTSITEQYRIYSIKDGKNGQSLPFMLCDSMGLDEEEGVGLCVDDIPHILKGCVPDRYEFSPPKPITPKHPTFITSPSLKDRIHCVAYVFDINSMDNLSPKMMAKLKQIQKEVINCGVAQVALLTKVNNCNEVLQDNFLKMNNAMISQSQIQNVSKILGIPLSRILVVENYASEREMDPLKDILILSALKQMFRAVDDFLEDLLLE from the exons ATGGCAGTGACAACCACATTGACATGGAATGAGGAAAGAAGTTTTCAAAAGCTGCTTGGAAATGTTTCTCTGAGACTTCTTTATAAGTCTAGTGTCCATGGAGAAAACACTGTAGAAATGCAGAATAGGTGCCGTTGTCAAGGACCCATTGTAACAGTGATTTATCATTCCCACAATATTTTTGGTATCTTTATGCTTGGGCATAGTTCTGAAAAGTCCAAAAGTTTTATAGAGCCAAatgattccttctttttttcacttcaaaagaatgaaacaatggaaatgaaaactgtaGTTTTAAATTCAACAGTGACAATTTCTTATAATACCCTGGAATTCAATATCTCTAGTTATGACAAACAATATTTAGTTCTAAATTTCAGCACAAAATGCATTTGTATAGCTAGAGTTTTAGAGCAAGAGTTAAGAGTAAAATGTAATCCAATGTTCTCACGTTTAGAATGTGAAGTTTTTCGAGTTGAAG gaattaAGGATGAGGCAGGCTACATAAACAGGATAACAAGAGCCACACA GCACAGAAATAGTCTCCTAGCAGATGTCAGAGCCTACAGTCCCTATGCAGACTTGGTTTCAGAAATCCATATTCTCTTGCTGGGTCCAGTTGGGTCTGGAAAGTCCAGTTTTTTCAATTCAGTGAAGTCCATTTTCCAAGGCCATTTGACTCGCCAAGCCATAGTGGGATCTGATGTCACCAGCATTACTGAACAG TATAGGATATATTCTattaaagatggaaaaaatgGCCAGTCTCTGCCATTTATGTTGTGTGACTCCATGGGGCTGGATGAGGAAGAGGGAGTAGGGTTATGTGTGGATGACATACCCCACATCTTAAAAGGCTGTGTGCCAGACAGATATGAG TTTAGTCCCCCAAAACCAATTACACCCAAGCATCCTACTTTCATCACCTCTCCATCACTGAAAGACAGGATTCACTGTGTGGCTTATGTCTTTGATATCAACTCTATGGACAATCTCTCCCCTAAAATGATGGCGAAGCTCAAACAAATTCAAAAGGAAGTAATAAATTGTG GTGTAGCACAAGTAGCATTACTTACTAAAGTGAATAATTGCAATGAAGTTCTTCAAGACAACTTCTTAAAGATGAATAACGCTATGATTTCTCAAAGCCAG ATACAGAATGTCAGCAAGATACTAGGCATTCCTCTTTCTAGAATATTGGTGGTTGAAAATTATGCTTCAGAGAGGGAGATGGACCCTTTAAAGGACATTCTGATCCTCTCTGCACTGAAGCAGATGTTCCGAGCTGTGGATGACTTCTTAGAGGATTTGCTTCTTGAGTAA